In Sphingomonas psychrotolerans, the following proteins share a genomic window:
- a CDS encoding phosphocholine-specific phospholipase C, with protein sequence MTNQPSRRRFLRGAGVAAAGSLLHPSIARALAIPAHRRTGTIKDVGHIVILMQENRSFDHYYGTLRGVQGFGDPHPVPLPGGRRVWEQRDKEGRTILPFHLDTRATAALKVADLPHGWEDANGASRQGRWDGWIPSKTQLTMGHYRREDIPFQFELAEAFTICDAYHCSVHGQTNPNRLFIWAGGNDPRGTGGGPVVANSSGVALDTRIELTPEMAEAAKRHNIDPAVMANYGKGPRYRYTTYPERLEQAGIRWKVYQDPKDNFWGLTNPAVAFQAYNDARPGEPLHDKAMSRWTIDDLRADVLADRLPQVVWITCSQSDSEHPEGSSPIEGANFTARVLDALTANPEVWSRTVLFLTFDENDGFFDHVPPPSPPAFNPDGSRAGASTVDTTDDIHSDKLPYGLSVRVPMTVISPWSTGGWVNSQVFDHTSVIRFVEARFGVKEPNITPWRRAVCGDLTSAFDFSRPQKWRATLPDTSDALARVQAALKLPKPLPPAQGTLPAQEPGIRPARALPYAPVLEEAIADGTLRLRFGNAGKAGLVYQVRDLDDLDALPRHYTVEPGKTLSDEWAVREQGYRLDVRGPNLWFRELRGRATDPLSVRCRALDDDALAIELINRGAETIALRCCDLLGGAGEFRLLVLPEGANWTVRIGAAGGWYDLRLDCFDGSPFSRRLSGRVETGRDSVSWPGRKAGSD encoded by the coding sequence TCGCCCGCGCGCTTGCCATCCCCGCACACCGTCGCACCGGCACGATCAAGGACGTCGGGCACATCGTCATCCTGATGCAGGAGAACCGGTCGTTCGACCATTATTACGGCACGCTGCGCGGGGTGCAGGGCTTCGGCGACCCGCATCCGGTGCCGCTGCCCGGCGGGCGGCGGGTATGGGAGCAGCGCGACAAGGAAGGACGGACAATCCTGCCCTTCCATCTCGACACCAGAGCGACCGCCGCGCTCAAGGTGGCCGATCTGCCGCACGGCTGGGAGGATGCCAACGGCGCTTCGCGCCAGGGCCGGTGGGACGGATGGATCCCGTCGAAGACCCAGCTCACCATGGGGCACTACCGGCGCGAGGATATTCCGTTCCAGTTCGAGCTGGCCGAGGCGTTCACGATCTGTGACGCCTATCATTGCTCGGTTCACGGCCAGACCAATCCAAACCGTCTGTTCATCTGGGCCGGCGGCAACGATCCACGCGGAACCGGCGGCGGCCCCGTAGTGGCAAACAGCTCGGGCGTGGCGCTGGATACGCGCATCGAGCTCACGCCGGAAATGGCCGAGGCGGCGAAGCGCCACAACATCGATCCCGCAGTCATGGCGAATTACGGCAAAGGTCCGCGCTACCGCTACACCACATATCCCGAACGGCTCGAGCAGGCCGGGATCCGCTGGAAGGTCTATCAGGACCCCAAGGACAATTTCTGGGGGCTCACCAACCCGGCGGTCGCGTTCCAGGCCTATAACGACGCGAGACCGGGCGAGCCGCTCCACGACAAGGCGATGTCGCGCTGGACGATCGACGACCTGCGCGCCGACGTGCTCGCGGACCGGCTACCGCAGGTGGTGTGGATCACCTGCTCGCAATCGGACAGCGAACATCCGGAAGGATCGAGCCCGATCGAGGGCGCGAACTTCACCGCCCGGGTGCTCGACGCGCTCACGGCTAATCCGGAAGTATGGTCGAGGACGGTATTGTTCCTCACTTTCGACGAGAATGACGGCTTCTTCGACCATGTCCCGCCGCCCTCGCCGCCTGCCTTCAATCCCGACGGCAGCCGCGCCGGCGCGTCCACCGTCGACACGACCGACGACATCCACAGCGACAAGCTTCCCTATGGCCTCAGCGTGCGGGTACCGATGACGGTGATCTCGCCGTGGAGTACCGGCGGCTGGGTGAACTCGCAGGTGTTCGACCACACATCGGTGATCCGTTTCGTCGAGGCGCGCTTCGGCGTGAAGGAGCCTAACATCACCCCGTGGCGCCGTGCGGTCTGCGGCGACCTGACCTCGGCGTTCGACTTTTCCCGGCCGCAGAAGTGGCGCGCGACGCTTCCGGACACGAGCGATGCGCTCGCGCGGGTGCAGGCTGCGCTCAAGCTGCCCAAGCCGCTGCCGCCTGCCCAGGGCACGCTCCCGGCCCAGGAACCTGGCATCCGCCCGGCGCGGGCTCTGCCCTATGCGCCGGTTCTCGAAGAGGCGATCGCGGACGGCACTCTGCGGCTCCGCTTCGGCAATGCCGGAAAGGCCGGGCTGGTCTATCAGGTGCGTGATCTCGATGATCTCGACGCGCTGCCACGCCACTACACGGTCGAGCCCGGCAAGACGCTGAGCGACGAATGGGCCGTGCGCGAGCAGGGCTATCGCCTGGACGTGCGCGGCCCCAATCTCTGGTTTCGCGAGCTGCGCGGCAGGGCGACGGATCCGCTATCGGTACGCTGCCGCGCTCTGGACGACGACGCGCTGGCGATCGAGCTGATCAACCGTGGGGCAGAGACGATCGCGCTGCGGTGTTGCGACCTGCTCGGCGGGGCTGGGGAGTTTCGTCTACTGGTGCTGCCGGAAGGGGCAAACTGGACGGTCCGGATCGGTGCAGCCGGTGGTTGGTATGATCTCAGGCTCGACTGTTTCGACGGCTCGCCATTCTCACGCCGGCTTTCCGGCCGCGTGGAAACCGGACGAGACTCCGTCAGCTGGCCAGGGAGGAAGGCAGGTTCCGATTGA
- a CDS encoding TonB-dependent receptor plug domain-containing protein produces MKLLFGSAMIALQFACATVAWAQNETVDAQESQASGDEGPIVVTGTRDRARTQFDTLAPVDVLSKAAVASSVSGDLDDVLAQLLPSFNVQRLPAADGQAFVRPATLRGLSADQTLVLLNGKRYHRSALLGSRGAQAPDLASIPTAGIGRVEVLRDGASAQYGSDAIAGVINILLDEAPGMDAFGQVSRYYVKDGTEYQWGMRAGIALGDRGAIAFTGQFDRQEATSRTRQRPDAIAFQAANPQLRVPDPVQRWGQPDQERVSGAVNGHYDLADAATFYVFGTLQQGEGVTDFNWRNPAGTASVYGASAGFPGFSFNTLYPTGFTPRFGTKFSDYQTVSGLRGDLSDRFHYDLSASLGRSRIEYTLGESLNASLGPNSPTSFYLGRLEQREFNLNADFVYRLPVGTAEPVNVAFGAERRVETYAVSPGDPASYAVGPGAATGLAPNSNGFPGFGPAQSGEWGQRSYAGYVDLEWKPVEMLTLGAAGRYEDFSEFGDTFTYKFAGRVEPVHGLAARVTYSTGFRAPTPAQLNTRQVTQGLDTRTLQIFNQGRLSPNDPIAIALGAKPLTPEESRTLTAGLTAQTDFGLSASVDLYQIDLSDRFGQSATFTVPAAFPNPDRFTSVSYFTNDFDTRTRGIDVVLGYVRALGAGRANLSLAYNYNQTRVRSGNTAAIPNVTQRRIFEERLPQHNATGTLGYDIGALGLMLRGRYYGSWTDVTGNATGELFQRFGSTVLFDASLAYKFSENLSLRVGAENIFDSYPDEATNQAIRGLIYSRNAPYDTDGGQYYARIGLRF; encoded by the coding sequence ATGAAGCTTTTGTTCGGTAGCGCGATGATCGCGCTGCAATTCGCGTGCGCAACGGTCGCCTGGGCGCAGAACGAGACCGTCGATGCGCAGGAAAGTCAGGCTTCCGGCGATGAGGGCCCGATCGTCGTCACCGGCACCCGCGATCGCGCGCGCACCCAGTTCGATACCCTGGCGCCGGTCGATGTGCTGTCGAAGGCGGCGGTGGCATCCAGCGTCTCCGGCGATCTCGACGATGTGCTTGCTCAGCTGCTTCCTTCGTTCAACGTCCAGCGTCTTCCAGCGGCCGACGGCCAGGCCTTTGTCCGCCCCGCTACACTTCGCGGGCTCTCGGCCGATCAGACGCTCGTACTGCTGAATGGCAAGCGCTATCATCGCTCCGCCCTGCTCGGCTCGCGCGGCGCGCAGGCACCCGATCTCGCCAGCATCCCCACCGCCGGCATCGGTCGCGTCGAAGTGCTGCGCGACGGCGCCTCGGCGCAATACGGCTCGGACGCCATTGCCGGGGTGATCAACATCCTCCTCGACGAAGCACCGGGGATGGACGCCTTCGGCCAGGTCTCGCGTTATTATGTCAAGGACGGCACCGAATATCAGTGGGGCATGCGTGCCGGGATCGCGCTTGGAGACCGGGGCGCCATCGCCTTTACGGGCCAGTTCGATCGTCAGGAAGCGACGTCGCGCACGCGTCAGCGGCCCGACGCCATCGCCTTCCAGGCCGCCAATCCGCAGCTCCGCGTCCCCGATCCGGTGCAGCGCTGGGGTCAGCCCGACCAGGAGCGCGTGAGCGGCGCGGTAAATGGCCATTACGATTTGGCAGACGCAGCGACCTTCTATGTGTTCGGCACGCTCCAGCAGGGCGAAGGCGTCACCGACTTCAACTGGCGCAACCCGGCAGGCACGGCCAGCGTCTATGGCGCGAGCGCCGGGTTTCCGGGCTTCTCGTTCAACACGCTCTATCCGACCGGCTTCACGCCGCGCTTCGGCACCAAGTTCAGTGATTATCAGACGGTAAGCGGACTGCGCGGCGATCTGAGCGATCGCTTCCACTACGATCTGAGCGCCTCGCTCGGCCGCAGCCGGATCGAATATACGCTGGGCGAGAGCCTCAACGCGTCGCTTGGGCCCAACAGCCCGACAAGCTTCTATCTCGGCCGGCTCGAGCAGCGCGAATTCAACCTCAACGCCGATTTCGTCTATCGCCTGCCAGTAGGCACGGCGGAGCCGGTGAATGTCGCGTTCGGCGCCGAACGCCGCGTCGAGACCTATGCAGTCTCGCCGGGCGATCCTGCCTCCTATGCCGTCGGCCCGGGCGCGGCGACCGGACTGGCCCCCAATTCGAACGGCTTTCCCGGCTTCGGCCCGGCGCAATCGGGCGAGTGGGGTCAGCGCAGCTATGCCGGCTATGTCGATCTCGAATGGAAGCCGGTGGAGATGCTGACGCTGGGCGCTGCGGGCCGCTACGAGGATTTTTCGGAGTTCGGCGACACTTTCACCTACAAGTTCGCCGGCCGCGTCGAGCCGGTCCATGGTCTCGCGGCGCGCGTCACCTATTCCACCGGTTTCCGCGCGCCCACGCCAGCGCAGCTCAACACCCGCCAGGTGACTCAGGGCCTCGACACCCGCACGCTGCAGATATTCAATCAGGGACGCCTCTCACCCAATGACCCGATCGCGATCGCGCTGGGTGCCAAGCCGCTCACTCCCGAGGAATCGCGCACGCTCACCGCGGGTTTGACCGCGCAGACCGACTTCGGCCTCAGCGCCAGCGTGGATCTGTATCAGATCGACCTGAGCGATCGCTTCGGCCAGTCGGCGACCTTCACCGTTCCGGCGGCCTTTCCGAACCCGGACCGGTTCACCTCGGTCAGTTATTTCACCAATGATTTCGACACCCGTACCCGCGGCATCGACGTGGTGCTCGGCTATGTTCGGGCGCTCGGCGCCGGCCGGGCCAATCTGAGTCTGGCCTATAATTATAACCAGACGCGCGTCCGCAGCGGCAACACCGCTGCGATCCCCAACGTCACCCAGCGGCGCATCTTCGAGGAACGCCTGCCCCAGCACAACGCCACCGGGACTTTGGGCTACGATATCGGTGCGCTCGGACTGATGCTCCGTGGTCGTTATTACGGATCGTGGACCGACGTGACCGGCAATGCCACGGGCGAGCTTTTCCAGCGCTTCGGGTCAACGGTGCTGTTCGATGCGTCGCTTGCGTACAAATTCAGCGAGAACCTGTCGTTGCGCGTGGGAGCCGAGAATATCTTCGACAGCTATCCCGACGAAGCAACCAACCAGGCCATTCGGGGCCTGATCTATTCGCGCAACGCCCCCTACGATACCGACGGCGGTCAGTATTACGCGCGCATCGGACTGCGCTTCTGA